GATAAACTCAAGACAAATCTGCAATCTCTGAATTTCCCATTAGAACTATTAGACCAACCAATATCAAGCTTAAGCGGAGGAGAAAAAACTGCACTAAGACTTTCAGAATGTTTAGGAAAAGAAGCCAACCTCCTCATACTAGATGAGCCCACAAATCATCTTGACTTCAAAGCCATCAACTGGTTTGAAGAATGGATAAGAAACTCCGGAAAGACCATACTAGTGATAACTCACGACAGAAAATTCCTAGACAATGTAGTAAACAGAGTGGCAGAAATAGAAAACAAAAACATCGCAGTTTACAAAACAAATTACACGGGATACTTACAGGAAAGAATAAAGCACAGAATAGAGATGCACAAACAACATCAAGCAACAGAGAAGGAAAGACAAAGACTAATGGACTCCTCAAAACAGAAAAGGATATGGGCTTCTAAGAATGGAAACAAAAGTATGCGAATGCAAGCAGATAACTTGGAGAGAAGAGCAGAAGAATTACCTAAAATAGAAGATCCTTCAGAATTGGAAAAAAAATATGAGTTCCAATGCAAAGAAGGAAAGAAAAGTAGCGACATGATCTTTGAAATAAAAAATATGTCTAAATCCTTTGGCACAAAAAAAGTGCTTGCCAACGTAAACCTGTTGATACACAGAGGACAAAAGATCGCGTTGATAGGAATGAACGGTATAGGTAAAAGCACTCTTCTTAAGATACTAAACAAAAAAATTGCCCCAGATTCAGGCGAAGCCAACCAAGGGCAGAACCTCAAAATAGGTTATTTTGATCAGGAAAGCAAAAATTTCAATCCCGAAGAAAAAGTAGAGACTTACATGCTTGACCTTTACGGCAACATGCATGACAACCAAATCCAAAGCATGGCAAGAAAATTTGGCTTTGAACATGATTTAAGAAAAAAGAAAATTAGTGCATTGTCAGGAGGAGAAAAAGCAAGATTACAACTGCTAAAACTGATGCTCGAAGAATATAACGTCCTGCTCTTAGACGAGCCAACAAACCATCTCGACCTTGAGTTAAGGGAAGCATTAGAAAAAGCATTGAAGAATTGGGAAGGCACAATACTGTTTGTTTCCCACGATA
Above is a genomic segment from Candidatus Woesearchaeota archaeon containing:
- a CDS encoding ATP-binding cassette domain-containing protein, producing the protein MILNIKNLEKKFGTNILFENASLQLNEGDKMAFVGQNGRGKTTLIKCISGDEDFQGSIELTPETKIAVMEQQKTFDGIAETFREYLKQKKNKINKKIKELEEEMGKPEVYENPQRFDKLLHEHALLCSRITEDIEEDKLKTNLQSLNFPLELLDQPISSLSGGEKTALRLSECLGKEANLLILDEPTNHLDFKAINWFEEWIRNSGKTILVITHDRKFLDNVVNRVAEIENKNIAVYKTNYTGYLQERIKHRIEMHKQHQATEKERQRLMDSSKQKRIWASKNGNKSMRMQADNLERRAEELPKIEDPSELEKKYEFQCKEGKKSSDMIFEIKNMSKSFGTKKVLANVNLLIHRGQKIALIGMNGIGKSTLLKILNKKIAPDSGEANQGQNLKIGYFDQESKNFNPEEKVETYMLDLYGNMHDNQIQSMARKFGFEHDLRKKKISALSGGEKARLQLLKLMLEEYNVLLLDEPTNHLDLELREALEKALKNWEGTILFVSHDRFFIDRVATHIMELEEGKIKIMEGNYSNNFS